The DNA sequence ATCTCGAGCTTCGAAGAATTTAAACACGTCAAAGCATGCATTGAAGCCAAACCCACGCGACAAAAGTTAAAGACAGAAGGTCAAGGAGACATAAGCCATACCACAAATTACATGATGggactctctctgtctctctctctgtctagaGGGTAGGGATCGAACAATGGAATAACACAATTTAGAATACCACTAGACTGAGATTTGGCTTCATCCGAAACTTTCCTGCTTCACTTTATAATAAGTAAGATAGACTTTGTGGTCCAAACCTTCGATTAAAAGGCGTTTGAATCTACGACAATAGAGATCGACCCCATAATAGGCAACCAATTCAATATTATCTGGGATAAATGACGCAAATGACATCTGAACTTTGGTttaatgtgctaattataatggaatcttCTATTggatgtagccctagtttaagggtaaacTAGGATAAAATCTTATGTATGGAtgtctctttctcacttttgcactttacttcgttgtgattgtatGCCGAAGCCTAACAGATAGAGCCGCtcatataatattttcattacactGGCGGTATATGCtctattctttttaaaattaaaggTTAGCGACTTGCGTTCAATTCTAATATTGAGAGATATATGATTATACTCATTTTTGTCATCTACTGATGGCGGCTAACATTGAAGATACTCATTTTTGTCTTCTACAGATATATGTTATTATACGAAGAAAATTGTTATTGAAGGTACTTCCATTTTAATTTGCACCTGCGTGACATATTATGAAATTGTACAATCACTATTGTCATCACAAGCCTTGCAACTTCCAAGAAGCCAATCCCAGTGATTGTACACTTTCATATTAGAACACCATAAATAGAAAGTATGTCTATTTATACGACCCGTGGGAAAGGTATCTTTTCAAAATCGGAAGAGATAAGTCAATCCGATTTAAGGGTACGTTCctctctaatctctctctctctctctaaaccttTTCGTAGTATTCTTGCTTTTGACAAGACAGGTATAAGTCTTTGTTACTGAGGAGTAAGCATTAAGGATGTTTTATCCCATTTTACTTGCATACGAGGTTTATTAATGGAACTTGTAGGCATAGTCTTCCTTTACCCGGATTGCTTAAACTTCCCCGCCAAATTTTCTGCCGTGAATGGAATAGACACCGTGTTCGAGTCTTTGTGTCGCTTGCTTGTGGCCCttattcatgtcattttcaaattcttcaaaaacaTATCGTCCCCCTAGCCATTTTGTGCATGTCGTCTTTGATGTGGCCCACTTGGTAGGAGGATGTACCAGGATTACGATGCCTGCCATGGTTCATGAGGAAGGTAATAATGCCAATCGAGGAAGGGAAGTAGGTTTGAGGAAGTTGGGAAAGGGACTAGGGAGGTTTGAGGAAGTTGGTCGATCATTGGCTTTCTCACTTCATTACTTGCTTGTCTAATTCGTAAATCAAGTTTTGCGtacgaccccccaaaaaaaaaaaaaatcaagttttgcACCTCCAAGGAGACTTCCgtactctctcttcttttcataCATCTGTTTGTGAGTTTTCTTCGATTCCAGTTTGCTTGCACATGGTGTTAATGACGTCCTTATTAATTCGCATGGGATCCCCTTCCTCCACCTAACGATCTTTTTGAACTTTCCAACCCACCATTTTTCTCAGCAAGAGAGCAGGATAGAGAGCTTCGGACTTCTCCGATGGAGGCCTTCCATACCGTGGCGATCAATGCCCCCATAGTGGAAAGATCCGTCTCTGTTGCCGTCTTGCCAGAACAAGAAACGCCTGGGGGCTCTCTTTTCTTAAGCAACATCGACCAAGCGTCAGTTTTTTACCTGCCGATGGTTTATTCTTTCGACAGGAGTGACGCCGATACGGTAGACGTGATTAAGAAAGCTTTGTGCCAAGTCTTGGTTCATTACTATCCGCTGGCGGGGAGGTTAGCTAGAAACTCGCAAGGGAAGTTGACCGTTGATTGCGAGAAGAAGTTAGGAGTGCCATTTGTGGAGGCATCGGCGAATTGCGACATCGAAGACCTAGGTGACATGAAATTCCTCGATCGTAATGTTTTGCAAAAGCTTGTTTATGGAGATGCTACTGAAAATACGGTAGAAGTTGCACCCCTTTTAACAGCACAGGTCAGGAGCaaattctttcttcctcttccgcTGATGGCCgacacttttcttttcaattctattTTGTTCGGTTTTCTCGTCAATGTTTTGGTAGATGAAGTTGGTGACAGCGTAAGAAAAGATAGATTGTTAGGTTGAAGAATTTTCATCATATAGCAAAAGTAACGGTCGACTTACTTATAACAAGTATTCTCAATATGACTTTCTATGACCAAGACAGCTTTCTGTAACCAATAGAAACTTTGACTTGTCAACTTTTGCAATAAGTTGCTCATTATTGCGGTTAGCTAATTTTTTACATACAAAAATGAAGTGTAAACTAGTTTTTTCTCAACGGGGTAAGTTTGGTAAAATAATAAACAGCAATTTATCTACAATCATGATAAAAATTCCTGTGATTTTCTTTATACTATGATAACATTCAAGTCTTAAAGACTAGTTTGTAATTCCCTATGGATGTTACGAGTTGTCATAGATAATAACAATCAATATCGACTTATTACCATTAAAATACCCGCGGATTTGATCCTTCACTTAAGAAATCTCATTAGCCGCATCTTGCTAGGGTCCTTTCAATAAGAAATTAAGACAGTATTTTATAAACTAGGTTCATCTACTTTGGGTCCATCTCTCGCTACCATTGTTGAATTCCTTGGGTCCCAAAAGATTTAACATGCGGCCGATCAGATACAATGTTTCAAACCGACGCAAGGTATACGCACAAAATTCATGGAAAACCGCCATGCAAGATTATATCCAAGTACATTACATTAGTTGCATTTTATTTTAAGGTACTACTAACTTTGGTGACAAATTAAACAGGTAACAAAGTTTAGATGTGGAGGTTTCACTGTGGGGATCGCATTTAATCATTGCATGTTTGATGGTACCTCCGTAATGAATTTTATGAACTCATGGGCTGAAACAGCAAGAGGTAGACCTTTATCCATCATCCCTTGTCACGATAGAACCGTTCTGACATCAAGGGTTCCTCCTCAAATCACTGGTACTTCCGACAGCTTTGTTCACATTAGTGATGTATCAGACTTGAAGGC is a window from the Rhodamnia argentea isolate NSW1041297 chromosome 8, ASM2092103v1, whole genome shotgun sequence genome containing:
- the LOC115731394 gene encoding omega-hydroxypalmitate O-feruloyl transferase-like gives rise to the protein MEAFHTVAINAPIVERSVSVAVLPEQETPGGSLFLSNIDQASVFYLPMVYSFDRSDADTVDVIKKALCQVLVHYYPLAGRLARNSQGKLTVDCEKKLGVPFVEASANCDIEDLGDMKFLDRNVLQKLVYGDATENTVEVAPLLTAQVTKFRCGGFTVGIAFNHCMFDGTSVMNFMNSWAETARGRPLSIIPCHDRTVLTSRVPPQITGTSDSFVHISDVSDLKALYEKEQIVWKSFHFDNAKLATLKRMATTDGQSISSCSSFVALAARVWRARTMALKMKPHQLSKLIFPVDFRSMMKPPMPGYIGNAVVEACCLCTVGELIDEPFSFTAGRIREAIERVNEDYVRSWIDSLDVHQFNLLSLTSLVLVSWQRFDYGSTDFGWGKPRTFGTGDLPTGCLFMADGRERKGIVVVLGLPLSAMDTFEKLVQLE